In Panicum virgatum strain AP13 chromosome 4N, P.virgatum_v5, whole genome shotgun sequence, a single window of DNA contains:
- the LOC120670828 gene encoding protein FAR1-RELATED SEQUENCE 6-like, translating into MNEFLQATTISEIDDQYIPREGMEFSSANEAQKYFNNYAYLAGFAAIIAHHACTQSKKRNNEVIRITYKCNRRGVQDTSKEGDTQEEEITAESETNVLVKTNCKCCMVISERKGVWRITKLILDHNHALSPGAKIFRAHKNMTEQEKKMIKMLNECNIPTKTKRKSKLWSNYYIERQAQEAYNLKIFKKFQWQLRRATKLQATEIEKDKMYEVYMAEDQLVQEFRSRRYIVITDLQNEDLSCICGKFQKDGMLCCHILKVMMKNDIRKIPDKYIIDRWRKKEKKMISKINIRLRVEATALRFNNLSLMAAEMNSEG; encoded by the coding sequence ATGAACGAATTTCTTCAAGCCACAACAATTTCAGAGATAGATGATCAATATATCCCACGAGAAGGAATGGAATTCAGCTCAGCAAATGAAGCTCAAAAATACTTCAACAACTATGCTTACTTAGCTGGTTTTGCAGCAATTATAGCTCATCATGCATGCACTCAGAGCAAAAAGAGAAACAATGAGGTCATACGAATCACTTACAAATGCAACAGACGAGGAGTGCAAGATACATCAAAGGAGGGGGATACACAAGAGGAAGAGATAACAGCAGAAAGTGAGACTAATGTGCTAGTAAAAACAAATTGCAAATGTTGCATGGTAATCTCtgaaagaaaaggtgtgtggaGAATTACAAAGCTTATCCTTGACCACAATCATGCATTAAGCCCAGGAGCAAAAATTTTTAGAGCACATAAGAACATGACAGAACAGGAAAAGAAGATGATAAAAATGCTAAACGAGTGCAATATACCCACAAAGACAAAGAGAAAATCAAAGTTATGGTCAAACTACTATATCGAACGTCAAGCCCAGGAAGCTTATAACTTGAAAATATTCAAGAAGTTTCAGTGGCAGCTTAGACGTGCAACTAAATTACAAGCAACTGAAATTGAAAAGGACAAAATGTATGAGGTATATATGGCTGAGGATCAATTAGTACAAGAGTTTAGAAGCAGAAGATACATAGTCATTACAGATTTACAAAATGAGGACTTATCTTGTATTTGTGGAAAGTTCCAAAAAGATGGCATGCTATGTTGTCACATCCTGAAAGTCATGATGAAGAATGATATAAGAAAAATACCAGACAAGTATATCATTGACAGATGgagaaagaaggagaaaaagatgatatcaaaaataaatattcgCTTACGGGTAGAAGCAACTGCACTTAGGTTCAACAACCTCTCACTTATGGCAGCAGAAATGAATTCAGAAGGATAA
- the LOC120669114 gene encoding uncharacterized protein LOC120669114, with protein sequence MRGSWPERCARASRISPAPTRAAAPARPPARATGPPRTSATRRSGRARGSRQRRAWRAAKLRALASPPAPPPPASGLESPTSTLSFSESALFAGAAHDHVHGAARAPAVLTPHSYGEAFGEQHRFGDYAATPGFLAGVLLDCAVAGTEQRFAAASANASVLEQQEEEEAQVHGAQAAAVGSKRGTARPDD encoded by the exons ATGCGTGGGAGCTGGCCGGAGAGGTGCGCGCGGGCGTCACGCATAAGCCCCGCGccgacgcgggcggcggcgccggcgcgtccTCCGGCTCGTGCTACAGGGCCGCCGCGCACCTCAGCCACACGGCGCAGTGGGAGAGCACGCGGCTCGAGGCAGAGGCGCGCCTGGCGCGCGGCCAAGCTAcgcgcgctcgcctcgccgcccgcgccgccgccgccggccagcggACTCGAGTCGCCCACCTCGACGCTCAGCTTCTCCGAGAGCGCGTTGTTCGCCGGCGCGGCCCACGACCACGtgcacggcgcggcgcgcgcgcccgccgtcCTGACGCCGCACTCGTACGGGGAGGCGTTCGGGGAGCAGCACCGGTTCGGTGATTACGCCGCCACGCCAGgcttcctcgccggcgtccTTCTTGACTGCGCTGTCGCCGGCACGGAACAGAGGTTCGCGGCCGCGTCGGCGAACGCTAGCGTCcttgagcagcaggaggaggaggaggcgcaggtGCACGGTGCGCAGGCCGCCGCTGTgg GCAGCAAGCGCGGGACAGCACGCCCTGATGATTAG